One region of Chryseobacterium sp. SORGH_AS_0447 genomic DNA includes:
- a CDS encoding beta-carotene 15,15'-monooxygenase, translated as MPEFDLDSFKKTWQEQPVQQKYGSNEILQMLNRKSRNYVKYIFWISAAEFLFFTLIGLFYIIQGKEANSFLNILDRLGVQKTSELELTFDNIYLILKIASLSVTAYFVYRFYQNYRGIKVEENLKKFILKIIQFKKTVNAFIIINIALLVTFTSIFTVFVFYILNTQNIEITNSTIIGFIAGTVISTVFTVLMVWLYYRVVYGIIIKKLDRNLTQLKEIDSQEI; from the coding sequence ATGCCTGAATTCGATTTAGACAGTTTCAAGAAAACATGGCAGGAACAACCTGTTCAGCAGAAATACGGCAGCAATGAAATCCTTCAGATGCTCAACAGGAAGTCACGAAACTATGTGAAGTATATTTTCTGGATCAGTGCAGCGGAATTTCTCTTTTTTACATTAATCGGTCTGTTTTATATAATCCAAGGAAAAGAAGCAAACTCATTCCTTAATATTCTCGACAGGCTCGGCGTACAGAAAACTTCGGAGCTGGAGCTTACCTTCGACAATATTTATCTTATTCTTAAAATAGCAAGCCTTTCGGTTACCGCTTACTTTGTCTATCGGTTTTACCAGAATTACAGAGGCATTAAGGTAGAAGAAAACCTGAAAAAATTCATCCTTAAAATCATTCAGTTTAAAAAAACGGTCAATGCTTTTATTATAATTAATATTGCTCTGCTGGTTACTTTTACTTCTATTTTCACGGTGTTTGTGTTCTATATTCTCAATACCCAGAATATCGAAATCACCAATTCCACGATCATCGGCTTTATAGCAGGTACCGTTATCAGCACCGTTTTTACCGTACTGATGGTATGGCTTTATTACAGAGTGGTGTACGGGATTATTATTAAAAAATTAGACCGTAATCTTACCCAGCTTAAAGAGATCGATTCGCAGGAAATTTAG
- a CDS encoding RNA polymerase sigma factor has product MASKEKEFAQLIKDNQGLIIKVSRLYTNSLEDEEDLFQEIVLQLWRSYDSFKGNSKISTWMYRVALNTAITLFRKKSKSLPTNELDINHADFIEDDDEKQQQVSLLYTVIKTLPNVERAIVMMYLDDLPYKDIAENLGITEVNARVKMNRLKKTLKEQMEKYA; this is encoded by the coding sequence TTGGCTTCAAAAGAAAAAGAATTTGCGCAGCTTATTAAGGATAATCAGGGTTTGATTATCAAGGTTTCGCGGCTTTATACCAATTCTTTGGAGGACGAAGAAGATCTTTTCCAGGAAATTGTTTTACAGTTGTGGAGAAGCTACGATTCTTTTAAGGGAAATTCCAAGATTTCTACGTGGATGTACCGGGTTGCCCTGAATACAGCCATTACCCTTTTCAGAAAAAAAAGCAAGAGCCTGCCCACCAATGAGCTGGACATCAACCATGCCGATTTTATCGAAGATGATGATGAAAAGCAGCAGCAGGTATCACTTTTGTATACGGTAATCAAAACGCTTCCCAATGTGGAACGTGCGATTGTTATGATGTATCTTGACGATTTGCCTTACAAGGATATTGCAGAAAACCTCGGAATTACCGAAGTGAATGCGCGTGTGAAAATGAACAGATTAAAGAAAACCCTTAAAGAACAGATGGAAAAATATGCCTGA
- a CDS encoding polyphosphate kinase 2 family protein produces MNTNFSDDFLIKGKFSIKKAATEYKGNLTKEEGAQLLIKEKEKLRELQERLYSDGSQSLLVVLQAMDAAGKDSMIEHVFGGVNPQGCNVTSFKTPSSREYAHDFLWRHYLALPQKGMIGIFNRSHYESVLVCKVHPEYNLSEKTWTSVKDFDEKFWENRYESIRNFEKHLAQNGTTIVKIFLHVSKEEQKKRLLDRINEPDKNWKFSSADLPERALFDKYMECYETAINETSKDNAPWYVLPADNKWFARVAAIQIIIDALEKMNLKYPELSEEEKQSLEDSKKILENE; encoded by the coding sequence ATGAATACCAACTTTTCAGACGACTTCTTAATCAAAGGGAAATTTTCGATCAAAAAAGCGGCAACGGAATATAAAGGCAATCTAACTAAAGAAGAAGGCGCACAATTACTCATTAAGGAAAAAGAAAAACTTCGTGAACTCCAGGAACGGCTATACTCAGACGGAAGCCAGTCGCTTTTGGTCGTACTTCAGGCGATGGATGCAGCGGGAAAAGACAGCATGATCGAGCACGTTTTCGGCGGGGTAAATCCGCAGGGATGTAATGTAACGAGCTTTAAAACCCCGAGTTCCCGGGAATACGCGCATGATTTCCTGTGGAGGCATTACCTGGCATTGCCCCAAAAAGGAATGATCGGGATTTTCAACCGTTCGCATTATGAAAGTGTACTTGTTTGTAAAGTGCATCCAGAATATAACCTCAGTGAAAAAACATGGACATCGGTGAAAGATTTTGATGAAAAATTCTGGGAAAACCGATATGAAAGCATCCGGAATTTTGAAAAGCACCTCGCACAAAACGGAACGACGATTGTAAAAATATTCCTTCACGTATCCAAAGAAGAGCAGAAGAAACGGCTTCTGGACCGGATCAATGAACCTGATAAAAACTGGAAATTCTCTTCTGCCGACCTCCCGGAACGTGCGCTTTTTGACAAGTACATGGAATGTTATGAGACCGCCATAAACGAGACCTCCAAAGATAATGCTCCCTGGTATGTACTTCCCGCAGACAACAAATGGTTTGCCCGGGTGGCAGCCATACAGATTATTATAGATGCACTTGAAAAGATGAACCTGAAATATCCTGAACTTTCGGAAGAGGAGAAACAGAGTTTGGAAGATTCAAAGAAAATACTGGAAAACGAATAA
- a CDS encoding DUF1573 domain-containing protein, with product MKKLIAGIALFGTFALASAQTITFDKTTFDYGTVKPSSDGIRFFTVTNTGDKPLILSNVKASCGCTTPEFSQDPIMPGKSAKIKVGYNTAINGGFNKMIEVFSNDPVNSRSVIYIKGNVDPNAPEPKPLTPEELKAKEKAEKAEAKAAAKAAKKAAKTAAK from the coding sequence ATGAAAAAATTAATCGCAGGAATTGCATTATTCGGAACATTCGCTCTTGCATCTGCACAAACGATTACGTTTGACAAAACTACTTTCGACTACGGTACTGTAAAGCCTAGTTCAGACGGTATCCGATTTTTCACTGTAACCAATACTGGTGATAAGCCTCTTATCCTTTCCAATGTAAAAGCATCTTGCGGATGTACGACGCCTGAATTCAGCCAGGATCCTATTATGCCGGGAAAATCTGCTAAAATCAAGGTGGGATATAATACTGCTATCAACGGCGGTTTCAACAAGATGATCGAGGTATTCTCCAATGACCCTGTGAACAGCAGAAGCGTGATCTACATCAAAGGAAACGTAGATCCTAATGCTCCTGAGCCGAAGCCATTGACTCCGGAAGAGCTTAAAGCGAAAGAAAAAGCAGAGAAAGCTGAAGCAAAGGCTGCGGCTAAAGCAGCTAAAAAAGCGGCTAAAACTGCTGCAAAATAG
- a CDS encoding valine--tRNA ligase gives MQISEKYNPQETEQKWYNYWLENKYFHSEPNDKPPYTVVIPPPNVTGILHMGHMLNNTIQDVLVRRARMQGFNACWVPGTDHASIATEAKVVAKLKSEGVSKSDITREEFLKHAWDWTDKYGGTILEQLKKLGCSCDWDRTRFTMEPKLSQQVTKSFVDLYNKGLIYRGYRMVNWDPEAKTNISDEEVIFKEQNGKLYFLKYNVEGSEEFLSVATTRPETIFGDTAICINPNDERYAHLKGKKVIVPIVNRVIPVIEDEYVDIEFGTGALKITPAHDVNDYEIGQKHNLQMIDALDDDGNLNDHGLHYSGKNRFDVRKQIAKELEEKGLLLKAEDYVNKVGTSERTGAVIEPKVSVQWFLKMSEIAKPALGVVMDDEVKFYPEKFKNTYKYWMENIRDWNISRQLWWGQQIPAYYYGDGENDFVVAETIEEALELARQKTGNDQLTAGNLKQDEDALDTWFSSWLWPMSVFDGLIDPENKDINYYYPTSDLVTGPDIIFFWVARMIMAGLEYRKEVPFKNVYFTGIVRDKQRRKMSKSLGNSPDPLELIEKYGADGVRVGILLSSAAGNDLLFDEELMLQGRNFMTKIWNAFRLINMWNHEDKPANDTENQTIEWFENKLSKTIAEIDDQFEKFRISDALHLIYKLIWDDFCGWYLEAIKPNYGEGISKEVYHKTVKLFEELIKLLHPFMPFLTEELWQTISERSHEDALIIAQQKKAEAFDETIIKNFETASDVISGVRNYRQTKGISPREAAEVYTNATEFANEAVIRKLANVSEIHFATKTDKPSFTFLVGATEISIPLSENLDLEEEKKKTEEELKYLKGFLISVDKKLSNEKFVANAKPEIVEVERKKQKDALDKIAILEEKLKSL, from the coding sequence ATGCAGATTTCAGAAAAGTACAATCCACAGGAAACAGAACAAAAGTGGTACAATTACTGGTTGGAAAACAAATACTTCCACTCAGAACCGAATGATAAGCCGCCGTACACTGTTGTAATTCCTCCGCCTAACGTAACGGGGATTTTGCACATGGGGCACATGCTTAACAATACCATTCAGGATGTTCTGGTCCGTCGTGCGAGAATGCAGGGCTTCAATGCCTGCTGGGTGCCGGGAACAGATCACGCTTCCATTGCTACGGAGGCGAAAGTAGTTGCCAAACTGAAATCCGAAGGGGTCAGCAAGTCTGATATCACCCGCGAAGAATTCCTGAAACATGCTTGGGACTGGACCGATAAATACGGCGGAACCATCCTTGAGCAGCTGAAAAAACTGGGATGTTCCTGCGATTGGGACAGAACCCGATTTACGATGGAACCGAAGCTTTCCCAGCAGGTTACTAAATCTTTTGTTGATTTGTACAACAAAGGATTGATCTACCGTGGATACCGGATGGTAAACTGGGATCCGGAAGCCAAGACCAACATTTCCGATGAAGAAGTAATCTTCAAAGAACAGAACGGAAAATTATATTTCCTTAAATACAACGTTGAAGGTTCGGAAGAATTCCTTTCGGTAGCGACGACCCGTCCTGAAACTATTTTCGGGGATACGGCGATCTGCATCAACCCGAATGACGAGCGATATGCTCACCTGAAAGGAAAAAAAGTAATCGTACCGATCGTAAACAGGGTAATTCCGGTTATCGAAGACGAATATGTGGATATCGAATTCGGAACAGGAGCGCTAAAGATCACGCCAGCGCACGACGTGAACGATTATGAAATCGGCCAGAAGCATAACCTGCAGATGATCGATGCCCTGGATGACGACGGAAATCTGAACGATCACGGATTGCATTACTCCGGAAAAAACAGGTTCGACGTAAGAAAGCAGATCGCGAAAGAATTGGAAGAAAAAGGTCTTTTGCTGAAAGCAGAAGACTATGTAAATAAAGTAGGAACTTCAGAAAGAACCGGAGCGGTTATTGAACCAAAGGTTTCGGTTCAGTGGTTCCTGAAAATGTCTGAGATTGCAAAACCGGCCCTGGGTGTTGTCATGGACGATGAGGTAAAATTCTATCCTGAAAAGTTTAAGAATACCTATAAATACTGGATGGAAAACATCCGCGACTGGAATATTTCCCGCCAGCTTTGGTGGGGACAGCAGATTCCTGCCTACTATTACGGAGACGGCGAAAACGATTTCGTAGTTGCAGAAACCATTGAAGAGGCGCTGGAACTGGCCAGACAAAAAACAGGTAATGATCAGCTAACTGCCGGAAACCTGAAGCAGGATGAAGATGCGCTGGATACCTGGTTCTCATCTTGGCTGTGGCCGATGTCAGTATTCGACGGGCTGATTGATCCTGAAAATAAAGACATCAATTATTATTACCCGACTTCAGACCTGGTAACTGGTCCGGATATTATTTTCTTCTGGGTAGCCCGGATGATCATGGCCGGATTGGAATACAGAAAAGAGGTTCCTTTTAAAAATGTTTATTTTACAGGCATTGTAAGGGATAAGCAGAGAAGAAAGATGTCCAAGTCTTTAGGAAATTCACCAGATCCGTTAGAGTTGATAGAGAAATATGGAGCTGATGGCGTACGTGTTGGAATTTTACTGAGTTCCGCAGCTGGAAACGATCTGCTTTTTGATGAAGAACTGATGCTGCAGGGAAGAAACTTCATGACGAAAATCTGGAACGCCTTCCGTCTCATCAATATGTGGAACCATGAAGATAAGCCTGCAAATGATACAGAAAACCAAACGATTGAGTGGTTTGAAAATAAGCTAAGCAAGACCATTGCTGAAATCGATGATCAGTTTGAAAAATTTAGAATCTCTGATGCTCTGCATTTGATCTATAAATTAATTTGGGACGATTTCTGCGGTTGGTATCTGGAAGCCATTAAACCAAATTACGGAGAAGGAATTTCCAAAGAAGTTTACCATAAAACTGTAAAGCTTTTTGAGGAATTAATAAAACTGCTTCATCCATTCATGCCTTTCTTAACGGAAGAATTATGGCAGACGATTTCTGAAAGAAGTCATGAAGATGCCTTGATTATTGCCCAGCAGAAAAAAGCGGAAGCATTTGATGAAACCATTATTAAAAACTTCGAAACAGCGTCAGACGTAATTTCCGGGGTAAGAAATTACCGTCAGACCAAAGGGATTTCTCCAAGAGAAGCAGCTGAAGTTTATACCAATGCTACAGAATTTGCTAATGAAGCCGTTATCAGAAAACTGGCGAATGTTTCAGAAATTCATTTTGCAACAAAAACGGACAAGCCGAGCTTCACCTTCCTGGTAGGAGCAACCGAAATTTCAATTCCACTAAGTGAAAATTTAGACCTGGAAGAAGAAAAGAAAAAAACCGAAGAAGAGCTTAAATATTTAAAAGGCTTCCTGATTTCGGTAGACAAAAAGCTGTCTAACGAAAAGTTTGTGGCGAATGCCAAGCCGGAAATTGTAGAGGTTGAGCGTAAAAAACAAAAAGATGCGCTGGACAAAATTGCGATTCTGGAAGAAAAGCTGAAAAGCCTATAA
- a CDS encoding DUF3239 domain-containing protein: MKDDRGIFTLDSDTVASNPARVRVMPFVLMRYMPKSVLLLIPLLASLVFTFEVSLLWGFLPSAFFFVINYFYWRRKSEHFAYGDSNGGIVVSENPKLIAVTTDLSKGFAGGSYPVVKIIPYKGKGKLNDRIGTVALYEGTSSCTPHWSDFFPVPVEYVNNNKAELNAVLRSYSEESWEVLESRIKQISQPYKEGLFKLSAEDSSW, translated from the coding sequence ATGAAAGACGATAGAGGTATTTTCACGCTGGATAGTGATACCGTGGCTTCTAATCCGGCAAGGGTAAGGGTAATGCCTTTCGTACTGATGAGGTATATGCCCAAATCTGTTCTGCTGCTGATCCCTCTATTGGCTTCATTGGTTTTTACTTTTGAGGTCTCCCTGCTGTGGGGATTTCTGCCTTCTGCCTTCTTTTTTGTAATAAATTATTTTTACTGGAGGAGGAAAAGTGAACACTTTGCTTATGGAGATTCCAACGGCGGAATTGTGGTTTCTGAAAATCCCAAACTGATTGCCGTTACAACCGATCTGTCAAAAGGATTTGCCGGAGGAAGCTATCCGGTGGTTAAAATAATACCTTACAAAGGAAAAGGAAAACTGAACGACAGGATCGGGACAGTGGCGCTTTACGAAGGTACTTCAAGCTGTACTCCTCACTGGAGCGATTTTTTTCCGGTTCCGGTAGAATATGTCAATAACAATAAGGCGGAATTGAATGCCGTTTTACGTTCGTATTCCGAAGAAAGCTGGGAAGTTCTTGAAAGCAGGATCAAACAGATTAGCCAGCCTTACAAAGAAGGGCTATTCAAACTTTCTGCGGAAGACAGCAGCTGGTAG
- a CDS encoding DUF4241 domain-containing protein, whose amino-acid sequence MTHIENIKKLFSKNFVESPLLESFEVGKIYLSSGKLVACDPVITSDMNPFTTKFPKGDFSVLLHKERESNCVAYAEIIFGDAEVADWKLAVTEGQHVKDLAEGEVFGYPVESGMGCFMDADTQNGLNDLEQRLYRSKGVDFMGIYEEFFHEYFFDENGAIDQYAFLKPSEAHPGTIFAFETGYGEGFYASYIAYDKSGAPVKIVTEFIEIS is encoded by the coding sequence ATGACACATATAGAAAACATAAAAAAACTATTTTCCAAAAACTTTGTAGAAAGTCCTTTGCTGGAAAGCTTCGAAGTCGGGAAAATCTATCTTTCCAGCGGGAAGCTTGTTGCCTGTGATCCAGTAATCACCAGCGATATGAACCCGTTCACTACAAAATTTCCGAAAGGAGATTTTTCTGTTTTACTGCATAAGGAAAGGGAAAGCAATTGTGTGGCTTACGCTGAAATTATCTTCGGTGATGCAGAAGTGGCAGACTGGAAACTGGCTGTAACGGAAGGGCAGCATGTAAAAGACCTTGCAGAAGGGGAAGTATTCGGATATCCTGTAGAAAGCGGGATGGGCTGCTTCATGGATGCCGATACCCAAAATGGCCTTAATGATCTCGAACAGAGGCTGTACCGGAGCAAAGGGGTAGACTTTATGGGGATTTATGAAGAATTTTTCCATGAATACTTCTTCGATGAAAACGGAGCTATTGACCAGTATGCATTCTTAAAGCCGTCGGAAGCACATCCTGGAACCATTTTTGCCTTTGAAACCGGATACGGTGAAGGTTTCTATGCAAGCTATATTGCCTATGATAAAAGCGGCGCGCCGGTAAAGATTGTTACTGAATTTATCGAAATTAGTTAA
- a CDS encoding ribokinase: MNFSSDQPKIIVVGSSSIDLVLETEKVPCQNETVIAYNSESYFGGKGANQAVGAARLGASVYFIGCVGMDPLGQQIMRNMVNENVNVGFVFETDQEATGTAYVTTSEGNAAIVVVPAANNYLSIEHVEAADKYFHTTELVLLQLEVPMKVVEYTVRKAKKYRKKVGLYASPAQRLSNEVIDNVDFIIVKSSELHIVFGEEQREEILKKYFNKVFVRDDINSTVYFDGTEMKYCRNDKDKTVHKMGMGDAFTAGFSVALCHENPIEECVKFGNEVSARVSGKKGSQTGLPRVSDFL, encoded by the coding sequence ATGAATTTTTCCTCAGACCAGCCGAAAATCATCGTTGTAGGAAGCTCTTCGATAGATCTTGTTTTAGAAACTGAAAAAGTTCCCTGTCAGAATGAGACCGTTATTGCCTATAATTCCGAAAGCTATTTTGGAGGAAAGGGAGCCAATCAGGCAGTTGGCGCTGCCAGACTTGGGGCAAGCGTTTATTTCATAGGCTGTGTGGGTATGGATCCTCTCGGCCAGCAGATCATGAGAAATATGGTGAATGAAAACGTAAACGTGGGTTTTGTTTTTGAAACCGATCAGGAAGCAACCGGAACAGCTTATGTGACCACTTCAGAGGGAAATGCAGCCATTGTTGTCGTTCCTGCGGCCAATAATTATTTGAGCATCGAGCATGTAGAAGCAGCAGATAAATATTTCCATACCACAGAGCTTGTTCTTCTCCAACTTGAAGTTCCCATGAAAGTTGTGGAATATACCGTAAGAAAAGCCAAAAAGTACCGTAAAAAAGTCGGCTTGTATGCTTCTCCTGCACAACGTTTAAGCAATGAAGTCATTGATAATGTAGATTTCATTATTGTAAAAAGCAGTGAGCTGCACATTGTTTTCGGCGAAGAACAACGGGAAGAAATCCTTAAAAAATATTTTAACAAAGTTTTCGTGAGGGATGATATCAATTCCACCGTTTATTTTGATGGTACGGAAATGAAATACTGCAGGAATGATAAAGATAAAACCGTACACAAAATGGGAATGGGCGATGCGTTTACCGCCGGATTTTCGGTAGCGTTATGCCATGAAAATCCGATTGAAGAATGTGTAAAATTCGGGAATGAAGTTTCTGCAAGGGTTTCCGGTAAAAAAGGTTCGCAGACGGGTCTTCCGAGAGTTTCGGATTTTCTTTAA
- a CDS encoding alpha/beta fold hydrolase, whose protein sequence is MKELKLTTPDQLSITAHLFLPEISNGKLLLINSATGVKQQLYFSFASYFSEKGFTVITYDYRGIGLSKPVRMKGFKASMRVWGSVDYKVLTDYIQLHFKQYKKYCLGHSVGALILGMNEGSLIFDEFVFVGTQNAFIGNLKFRTRIEALLGFGIVQPLTTGLLGYFPANWFGLGESLPKNCASDWRTLILNRKSTNRLLEKTESYARELKQRVLVIRAEDDGWLTEKGVKSLLEDTYPNLKPAYRFVETSESKHGEIGHVNFFRSYNKNLWDIILNEIDNT, encoded by the coding sequence ATGAAAGAGCTCAAGCTTACAACCCCGGATCAGCTGTCCATTACTGCCCATCTTTTTCTGCCGGAGATTAGTAACGGTAAATTATTGCTCATCAATTCGGCAACGGGAGTAAAGCAGCAACTTTATTTTTCATTTGCCAGTTATTTTTCGGAAAAAGGATTTACTGTGATCACCTATGATTACCGCGGGATCGGTCTTTCCAAACCTGTCCGTATGAAAGGGTTCAAAGCCTCGATGAGGGTTTGGGGATCAGTGGATTATAAAGTATTGACGGATTATATTCAGCTCCATTTTAAACAGTATAAAAAATATTGCCTTGGCCATTCGGTAGGCGCTTTAATTCTGGGCATGAATGAGGGTTCTCTGATATTCGATGAATTTGTTTTTGTAGGCACACAGAATGCCTTCATCGGAAACCTGAAGTTCAGGACCAGGATAGAAGCTCTTTTAGGATTCGGAATTGTCCAGCCCTTAACAACCGGATTACTGGGATATTTTCCCGCTAATTGGTTCGGGCTTGGAGAAAGTCTCCCGAAAAATTGCGCATCTGACTGGAGAACCTTAATTTTAAACAGAAAATCAACCAACCGGTTGCTGGAAAAAACGGAGAGCTATGCCAGGGAGCTGAAACAGCGTGTATTGGTGATCCGGGCAGAAGATGATGGATGGCTGACGGAAAAAGGAGTAAAAAGCCTGCTGGAAGATACATATCCAAACCTTAAGCCGGCGTATAGATTTGTTGAAACCTCAGAATCAAAACACGGCGAAATAGGTCACGTCAATTTTTTCAGGAGCTACAATAAAAACCTTTGGGACATTATTTTAAATGAAATTGATAATACATGA
- a CDS encoding HD domain-containing protein: MSNLIENTVKFVKGKLEGAEAGHDWFHIERVWKLSKKIAETENCNQEVVELAALLHDIADPKFHNGDETLALKVSREFLEGQQASEEVIGQVLFIIKNISFKNRGDVPQYLPIELKIVQDADRVDAIGAIGVARTFNFGGFKNNPMYDPNVKPKLNMSKEEYKKSNGTTINHFYEKLLLLKDLMNTEKGKEIAAERHDFMLNFLDQFYKEWNVDEYSR, from the coding sequence ATGAGTAATCTGATCGAAAATACGGTAAAATTTGTAAAGGGAAAACTGGAAGGCGCGGAAGCCGGGCACGACTGGTTTCACATCGAAAGAGTTTGGAAACTGTCTAAAAAGATCGCTGAAACCGAAAACTGCAATCAGGAAGTGGTAGAGCTTGCGGCCTTGCTACATGATATCGCCGATCCGAAATTTCATAACGGGGATGAAACCCTTGCACTTAAAGTCTCAAGAGAATTTCTCGAAGGTCAGCAGGCTTCGGAGGAAGTGATCGGACAGGTTTTATTTATCATTAAAAACATTTCCTTTAAGAACAGGGGTGATGTTCCGCAGTATCTTCCTATTGAGCTTAAAATCGTACAGGATGCCGACAGGGTGGATGCCATCGGAGCCATCGGGGTAGCCAGAACCTTTAATTTCGGAGGCTTTAAAAACAATCCGATGTATGATCCTAATGTAAAGCCAAAGTTGAATATGTCTAAGGAAGAATACAAAAAATCCAACGGCACGACCATCAATCACTTTTATGAAAAACTACTCCTGCTGAAAGATCTGATGAATACGGAAAAAGGAAAAGAGATTGCAGCTGAAAGGCACGATTTTATGCTGAATTTCCTAGATCAGTTCTACAAAGAATGGAATGTAGACGAGTATTCCCGATAA
- a CDS encoding DUF72 domain-containing protein, translating to MKFGKVEDPSKIDFALPKDHSQTKEILSQNKKGLENISVGAAKWNKTDMKGFYPRGTKDELTYYSTQFNSIELNGTFYGMPAPEQIITWKDKTPANFKFFPKLTSTISHYRRLIDITDHVTQFATSILNFEEKLGMAFLQLHDNYQPKDYSRLEKFVKEWPKEVPLAIELRNAEWFADEEIFNTTCELFEKHHITNIIVDTPGRRDMLHMRLTTPNTFIRYVAAGTEIDYARLDEWVQRLTQWKKEGIRNIYFFVHQGLDKDSPLLSAYLIKKMNETWKTDLHVPKMATENLGTLF from the coding sequence ATGAAATTCGGAAAAGTAGAGGATCCTTCAAAGATCGATTTTGCATTGCCTAAAGACCATTCACAGACTAAGGAAATTTTAAGCCAGAACAAAAAAGGGCTTGAGAATATTTCAGTAGGAGCAGCCAAATGGAATAAGACCGATATGAAAGGATTTTACCCACGCGGTACGAAGGATGAACTTACCTACTACTCTACCCAGTTCAATTCCATTGAGCTGAACGGGACATTCTACGGAATGCCGGCTCCGGAACAGATTATTACCTGGAAAGATAAAACGCCCGCAAATTTTAAGTTTTTTCCAAAACTCACCAGCACCATTTCCCATTACCGACGGCTGATTGATATAACCGACCACGTTACCCAGTTTGCCACTTCGATCCTGAATTTCGAAGAAAAGCTGGGAATGGCGTTTCTCCAGCTTCATGATAATTACCAGCCTAAAGATTACAGCAGGCTTGAAAAGTTTGTAAAAGAATGGCCAAAAGAAGTTCCGCTGGCCATCGAGTTGCGGAATGCGGAATGGTTTGCCGATGAAGAGATTTTCAATACCACCTGTGAGCTTTTTGAAAAGCATCATATTACCAATATCATTGTAGATACGCCCGGAAGAAGGGATATGCTGCATATGCGGCTCACCACTCCAAATACCTTTATCCGTTATGTGGCGGCCGGGACAGAAATCGACTATGCGCGGCTGGATGAATGGGTCCAGCGTCTTACCCAATGGAAGAAGGAAGGCATACGCAATATATATTTTTTTGTGCATCAGGGGCTTGATAAAGATAGCCCTCTCCTTTCGGCCTATCTGATCAAAAAAATGAACGAAACCTGGAAAACCGACCTCCACGTCCCCAAAATGGCGACTGAAAATCTTGGAACCCTATTTTAA